The proteins below come from a single Thermofilaceae archaeon genomic window:
- a CDS encoding DUF4013 domain-containing protein has product GFMVKLTRDIGNLLLLIVLNVIPIINFIVLGYFVRVVRYDHDEPPKLGNYGGLFVEGLKLAIAILLYALIPLILLLVGGFGAGIFMFRFRWGFGILRGLFLLLVIVAVLLLVFIFFISLPALSLYMRTGDFGKIFAFGEAWDLVKTFGLGNYIIFFIMLVVFNAIVAAIGSIIPWVGPMVLGVFSMAFTFKALSLFVNLKYPIPPPPPPPSPTHPTF; this is encoded by the coding sequence TCGGCTTCATGGTTAAACTGACGCGCGACATCGGTAACCTCCTGCTGCTCATCGTCTTGAACGTGATCCCCATCATCAACTTCATCGTTTTAGGGTACTTCGTCAGAGTCGTCAGGTACGACCACGACGAGCCCCCTAAGCTGGGCAACTACGGCGGCCTCTTCGTGGAGGGTCTCAAGCTGGCGATAGCGATCCTGCTTTACGCGCTCATACCGCTCATCCTTCTTCTAGTGGGAGGTTTCGGGGCTGGGATATTCATGTTCAGGTTCCGTTGGGGGTTCGGGATCCTCAGGGGCCTCTTCCTTCTGCTCGTCATCGTTGCTGTGCTTCTCCTCGTATTCATCTTCTTCATCAGCCTTCCCGCCCTTTCGCTGTACATGAGGACGGGAGATTTCGGGAAGATCTTCGCGTTCGGTGAGGCTTGGGACCTAGTCAAAACTTTCGGGCTGGGCAATTACATTATCTTCTTCATAATGCTGGTAGTTTTCAACGCAATCGTGGCCGCTATAGGCTCGATAATACCGTGGGTTGGCCCAATGGTACTCGGAGTCTTCTCGATGGCGTTCACCTTTAAAGCGCTCTCCCTGTTCGTTAACCTGAAGTACCCCATCCCACCACCGCCACCGCCCCCCTCCCCTACTCACCCGACGTTCTAG
- a CDS encoding right-handed parallel beta-helix repeat-containing protein: protein MRWVVLPLLLLVIVSRGTASGGEAAIRILPDGTVEPPSAPIKRVGDVYTLLEDVSVTGDGVLVMRSGAVLDGDWRVLQGNGSGRGVVVRAPNVTVKNLMVRGFEYGVYASDAPGCSVRSVVVEGGRVGIGLWRSPGCTVVDNSVRWSMVGLYVEESSNSTVVGNAFEGCGLYVRRSYGNRVENNTVNGGPLVYLEAASGVQVGGAVGQVILLRCANATVSVSAARSTVGVLISECRSVEVVDCDLSGNVVGIDVWGSSGVAISSCRVAEGEVGVRVLNSSGVVLMGSELSGSSFCVYVDSSREAVVANSTVKECSQAAVTLKRSTGSLVGNMVAASARGIVLQGSEGVDVEGNAIWRNGAGVVINETWGCTFTRNEFVENAAHVVLQDAGPNTWQGNFWSDLWERGVTQGPYALGPGNVDESPATAPSRVLPVRVVTPVGYATGSGWYERGSTARIGVWPSNLLVIRFRQWVDQRGRVVAHNPVAEVVVDEPLVLSAAWSLDPMPVLIVVCTILALAVLKLRSRKLGGASERKAAQAFER, encoded by the coding sequence TTGAGGTGGGTAGTTCTCCCCCTGCTCCTCCTGGTAATTGTTTCGCGGGGCACGGCATCGGGCGGTGAAGCAGCGATACGCATCCTCCCGGATGGCACGGTTGAGCCCCCCAGCGCGCCCATCAAGCGAGTGGGAGACGTCTACACGTTGCTGGAGGATGTCAGCGTGACCGGCGACGGAGTGCTCGTGATGAGGAGCGGCGCGGTGCTCGACGGTGACTGGAGGGTGCTGCAGGGTAACGGCTCCGGCAGGGGCGTGGTCGTGAGAGCTCCGAACGTGACTGTGAAAAACCTGATGGTTCGCGGCTTCGAGTACGGCGTATACGCTAGCGATGCCCCCGGCTGCTCGGTGCGGAGCGTAGTAGTGGAGGGCGGCAGAGTGGGAATCGGCCTGTGGAGGTCGCCTGGCTGCACCGTAGTGGATAACAGCGTCAGGTGGAGCATGGTGGGTCTCTACGTCGAGGAGTCCAGCAACTCCACGGTCGTGGGGAACGCGTTCGAGGGGTGCGGCCTGTACGTCAGGAGATCCTACGGCAACAGGGTGGAGAACAACACTGTGAACGGAGGGCCGCTCGTCTACCTGGAGGCTGCGAGCGGGGTTCAGGTCGGAGGGGCTGTCGGGCAGGTGATCCTCCTGCGCTGCGCGAACGCCACCGTTAGCGTGAGCGCTGCACGGAGCACGGTGGGCGTGCTCATCTCGGAGTGCCGAAGCGTCGAGGTGGTCGACTGCGATTTGAGCGGCAACGTGGTGGGCATCGATGTCTGGGGGAGCAGTGGTGTTGCCATCTCAAGCTGCAGGGTGGCTGAGGGCGAGGTGGGGGTCAGAGTGCTCAACTCGAGTGGTGTCGTGCTGATGGGCTCAGAGCTGAGCGGCAGCAGCTTCTGCGTGTACGTGGATTCGAGCAGGGAAGCGGTCGTGGCGAACTCGACGGTCAAGGAGTGCTCGCAGGCGGCGGTCACCCTGAAGCGGTCTACCGGCTCCCTAGTAGGCAACATGGTGGCTGCGAGCGCGCGGGGCATCGTGCTGCAGGGATCGGAGGGGGTCGACGTGGAGGGGAACGCGATTTGGCGCAACGGGGCTGGCGTCGTGATCAACGAAACGTGGGGGTGCACGTTCACTCGAAACGAGTTCGTCGAAAACGCCGCTCACGTCGTCCTCCAAGATGCGGGACCCAACACCTGGCAAGGCAACTTCTGGAGCGACCTGTGGGAGAGGGGCGTCACGCAGGGACCTTACGCGCTGGGTCCTGGGAACGTGGACGAAAGCCCTGCAACCGCCCCCTCTCGGGTGCTGCCCGTGAGGGTTGTAACGCCGGTCGGCTACGCCACAGGCTCGGGCTGGTACGAGAGGGGCAGCACCGCTAGAATCGGGGTTTGGCCTAGCAACCTACTGGTGATACGCTTCCGCCAGTGGGTGGATCAAAGGGGGAGAGTGGTCGCCCATAACCCCGTAGCTGAAGTGGTAGTCGACGAGCCGTTAGTGCTGAGCGCTGCCTGGTCGCTGGACCCCATGCCGGTGCTCATCGTCGTCTGCACGATCCTAGCCCTAGCGGTGCTTAAACTCCGCTCCCGCAAACTGGGGGGAGCGTCGGAGCGTAAGGCCGCTCAAGCTTTTGAGCGTTAA
- a CDS encoding PIN domain-containing protein — MILGDTVCVWALYFRNSAYRDHVLQLRREHGLAIPEVCLIEAAYPIFKVGGVQELLNYARFVKGLLQAPRILVIEFELADIGVAAKLVSANPHLFIDRSGNLNLFDALVAAAWLRTGLTLASSDEVFLELSEAVPELKGRFTRLEKRGTGGCGS; from the coding sequence GTGATCCTGGGAGACACCGTCTGCGTCTGGGCCCTCTACTTCAGAAACTCGGCCTACAGGGATCACGTGCTGCAGTTGAGGCGCGAACACGGGCTCGCCATCCCAGAGGTCTGCCTAATCGAGGCGGCCTACCCGATCTTCAAGGTAGGAGGAGTTCAGGAGCTCCTCAACTACGCGCGCTTCGTGAAGGGCCTGCTGCAGGCCCCCCGGATCCTAGTGATCGAGTTCGAGCTGGCCGACATCGGGGTCGCCGCTAAGCTGGTGTCGGCAAACCCGCACTTGTTCATCGATAGGAGCGGGAACTTGAACCTCTTCGACGCGCTTGTGGCTGCCGCGTGGCTGAGGACCGGTCTCACGCTAGCCTCGAGTGACGAAGTCTTCCTGGAGCTGAGCGAGGCCGTTCCAGAGCTTAAGGGGAGGTTCACAAGGCTGGAGAAGCGGGGGACGGGCGGGTGTGGAAGTTGA
- a CDS encoding AbrB/MazE/SpoVT family DNA-binding domain-containing protein encodes MVKVVKVYRGGVIKLPAEARRALGLIEGKLLLLTVEGGRIILEPFEEADPVEKYSSNLPPGVDEDEILRSTGGIIESLAARKLERLSSNL; translated from the coding sequence ATGGTTAAGGTTGTGAAGGTTTACAGGGGCGGTGTCATCAAGCTCCCCGCTGAAGCGAGGAGGGCGCTGGGGCTGATCGAGGGGAAGCTGCTCCTCCTAACGGTTGAGGGCGGAAGGATAATCCTCGAACCCTTCGAGGAGGCGGACCCCGTGGAGAAGTACTCGTCGAACCTCCCGCCCGGCGTAGACGAAGACGAGATTCTCCGATCAACGGGGGGAATCATCGAAAGCCTCGCAGCCAGGAAGCTGGAGAGGTTATCCTCCAACTTGTAG